One segment of Desulfobulbaceae bacterium DNA contains the following:
- a CDS encoding serine/threonine protein kinase produces MPQSHNSVGQSVFGSLSPDFVLTAVEKSLGVRCSNLCRPLNSYINRVFELESVDGKGLIAKFYRPGRWSKQALQDEHDFLRELDADEIPIVAPLQQFDGSTLGTVDTIHFAVFPKKSGRSYDEYVDEQWLELGRLLGRTHVVGATHLPKDRIILAPDKATREQLDYLLDGCFIQPALAKEFKEVTAAIVKEITPLFTGVEMIRIHGDCHFSNLIYRPNESFFIIDFDDMAVGPPVQDFWMLLPGYREDSLLEIDLFLEGYEMFREFDWHSLRLIEPLRAMRYIHYMAWCAHQVAEDGLSRVAHDFGTSAYWRREINDLSEQLQRIRTAPKASGNF; encoded by the coding sequence ATGCCTCAGTCGCACAACTCCGTCGGACAATCGGTCTTTGGCTCGCTCAGTCCTGATTTTGTTCTTACGGCAGTTGAAAAATCCCTTGGTGTGCGTTGCAGTAATTTATGCCGACCTTTAAACAGTTATATCAACAGGGTTTTTGAGTTAGAAAGTGTTGACGGTAAAGGGTTAATCGCCAAATTTTACCGTCCGGGGCGATGGTCGAAGCAGGCCTTGCAGGATGAGCATGATTTCCTGCGGGAGTTGGACGCCGACGAGATCCCGATTGTGGCACCTTTACAGCAATTTGACGGTTCAACACTGGGGACAGTCGATACGATTCATTTTGCCGTTTTTCCCAAAAAAAGTGGGCGAAGTTATGATGAATATGTTGATGAGCAGTGGCTTGAATTAGGGCGCTTGCTGGGCCGGACCCATGTTGTCGGGGCAACACATCTGCCCAAGGATAGAATTATACTGGCGCCAGACAAGGCAACCAGGGAGCAGCTTGATTATCTGCTTGATGGTTGCTTTATTCAGCCGGCACTGGCTAAAGAGTTCAAAGAGGTTACCGCGGCTATAGTTAAAGAGATTACTCCACTGTTTACCGGAGTTGAAATGATTCGCATTCATGGCGACTGTCATTTCTCTAATCTTATCTATCGTCCGAATGAATCATTTTTTATTATTGATTTTGATGATATGGCCGTTGGTCCGCCTGTGCAGGATTTCTGGATGCTGCTTCCCGGTTATCGGGAAGACTCACTGTTGGAGATTGACCTTTTTCTGGAAGGCTATGAGATGTTTCGTGAGTTCGATTGGCACTCTTTGCGGCTTATCGAGCCTTTAAGGGCCATGCGCTATATTCATTATATGGCGTGGTGCGCCCATCAGGTTGCTGAGGATGGATTGTCGCGGGTAGCACATGATTTTGGCACATCGGCCTATTGGCGGCGTGAAATCAACGATCTTTCTGAGCAGTTACAGCGCATCCGCACTGCCCCGAAGGCCTCGGGCAATTTTTAA
- a CDS encoding DMT family transporter, with protein sequence MKIDVSSGFYSSKKIPLWLVHLLMLLSTVVVSSSFTVGAAITRSLDPAVLLLVRYILALLFLAPFYVAKHALSRPTIRQLGGYMTISISTVGFFWCMFESLRYTTALNTSMIFTLVPGISGLYSMIFLKERLGRYRVFALVLGLVGALWVIFRGDISQLVAMNINSGDVLFLLGCFLMAAYTPLVKKVHTSESMVFMTFWVLFCGAVLLLLISLPKLATVDWPGLEMSVWLGIVYLALFSTVVTFYLTNLATLYLGPTRVMAYSYFYPAFVVLINWSFGISLPPAIVLPGVIIVSISTIVIQRGAAEQMALSKSRQEQQ encoded by the coding sequence ATGAAAATCGATGTATCGAGCGGATTCTATAGCTCAAAAAAAATCCCACTGTGGCTGGTTCATCTGCTCATGCTTCTTTCTACCGTAGTAGTTTCCAGCTCGTTTACGGTGGGGGCGGCAATTACCAGGAGCCTTGATCCTGCCGTTCTTTTGCTGGTCCGATATATCCTTGCCTTACTGTTTTTGGCCCCCTTCTATGTGGCAAAGCACGCTTTGTCCCGCCCGACCATACGTCAACTCGGCGGTTACATGACCATAAGCATAAGCACTGTTGGTTTTTTCTGGTGCATGTTTGAATCGCTGCGTTACACGACTGCCCTTAATACCAGTATGATATTTACGCTGGTACCAGGCATATCGGGGCTCTACAGCATGATTTTTTTAAAGGAGCGACTGGGGAGGTATCGTGTTTTTGCCTTAGTCCTTGGCCTGGTTGGTGCGCTCTGGGTTATATTCAGAGGTGATATCAGCCAGCTGGTAGCTATGAACATTAATAGCGGAGATGTACTGTTTCTGCTGGGCTGTTTTTTAATGGCAGCCTATACGCCTCTGGTCAAAAAGGTGCACACTAGCGAGTCAATGGTGTTTATGACGTTCTGGGTGCTGTTCTGCGGCGCTGTCTTACTGCTGCTTATCTCTCTGCCGAAGCTGGCAACTGTCGATTGGCCAGGGCTTGAGATGTCGGTCTGGTTGGGGATAGTCTATCTTGCCCTCTTTTCAACTGTGGTCACTTTTTATCTGACAAATCTTGCGACTCTATACCTCGGGCCTACACGAGTTATGGCCTACAGCTATTTTTATCCGGCTTTCGTGGTGTTGATTAACTGGAGTTTTGGCATAAGTCTGCCCCCGGCGATCGTGCTCCCTGGGGTGATAATTGTCAGCATCTCAACAATTGTTATTCAGAGAGGCGCAGCTGAGCAGATGGCCTTATCAAAGAGTCGGCAGGAACAGCAGTAG
- a CDS encoding phosphatidylglycerophosphatase A, which produces MLIALFALPATPLILFLGFILFRLFDIFKPFPVSWFDRHVNGGLGVVLDDVVAGLYSFVCLKILLLFLPTL; this is translated from the coding sequence ATGCTGATTGCCCTCTTTGCCCTGCCGGCAACACCGCTAATTTTATTTCTGGGTTTTATCCTGTTCAGACTTTTCGACATCTTCAAACCATTTCCGGTTTCCTGGTTTGACAGACATGTGAATGGCGGACTTGGTGTGGTGCTTGATGATGTTGTTGCAGGGCTATACAGCTTTGTCTGCCTTAAAATTCTACTGCTGTTCCTGCCGACTCTTTGA
- the priA gene encoding primosomal protein N' encodes MIKSLKENFLSGDQSILFLNRRGYAQLMLCQSCGKTLQCDHCNISLTLHQSKDKLACHYCGFSRKTATLCPNCQSETLISVGFGTERVESELKKIIPQARIARLDRDTTLKRHDFIKILREVHHREVDVLIGTQMVAKGHHFPGVTLVGVIWADASLGIPDYKSSERTFQILTQVFGRAGRGDKPGRVIVQTHYPDHYSIKTAQSHEYTVLFDQEIALRKALSYPPFSRLINIRFEGKQMKAVGNCAQAVAKYVKNHTLRQSMEVLGPSPAPLSILRDLHRWQLLIKSSNLTVLSTICEALKLYKTKLSGMSSVKLTIDVDPESML; translated from the coding sequence TTGATCAAATCGTTAAAGGAAAATTTTCTCAGTGGCGATCAAAGTATTCTTTTCTTAAACCGGCGCGGCTATGCCCAGCTCATGCTTTGTCAGTCCTGCGGCAAAACTCTACAGTGCGATCATTGCAATATCTCTTTGACCCTGCACCAAAGTAAAGACAAACTTGCCTGCCATTACTGCGGCTTTTCTCGAAAAACCGCCACTTTATGCCCTAATTGCCAGTCCGAAACTTTAATTTCTGTCGGCTTTGGCACTGAACGAGTGGAAAGTGAACTGAAAAAAATTATACCCCAGGCCCGTATCGCCCGTCTTGATCGTGACACAACCCTTAAACGCCATGATTTTATAAAAATCTTACGAGAGGTTCATCACCGGGAAGTTGACGTTCTTATCGGCACCCAGATGGTCGCCAAAGGGCATCATTTCCCCGGGGTTACACTGGTTGGGGTTATCTGGGCTGATGCCAGCCTTGGCATTCCTGACTATAAGTCCAGTGAGCGAACCTTCCAGATACTTACCCAGGTTTTCGGCAGAGCCGGCCGCGGCGACAAACCGGGACGAGTCATTGTCCAGACCCACTACCCCGACCACTACTCCATCAAAACAGCTCAATCCCATGAATACACCGTACTTTTTGATCAGGAGATCGCACTTCGCAAAGCGCTTTCCTACCCTCCCTTCAGCCGGCTGATCAATATCCGTTTCGAAGGGAAACAGATGAAGGCGGTTGGCAACTGTGCCCAGGCAGTTGCAAAATATGTAAAAAATCATACACTTAGACAAAGCATGGAAGTTCTTGGCCCTTCACCCGCCCCTCTATCCATCCTCCGTGACCTGCATCGCTGGCAGTTGCTTATTAAGAGCAGCAACCTTACTGTATTAAGCACAATCTGTGAGGCACTTAAGCTCTACAA